The Alteromonas mediterranea DE genome contains the following window.
AGCTGGGCAGATAATAGAGCCATTGGTTTCCGTACCCACGGCGAGGGACGCCAAGCGCAGCGACATAGCCGCTCCCGAGCCCGACGAGGAACCACAGGCACTTCTCGATAGCATGTGCGGGTTACGAGTAAGCCCGCCTACCGCGCTCCAACCACTTATTGATGATTCAGAGCGAAAATTTGCCCACTCCGATAAATTAGTTTTACCCAGAACAATGGCACCGGCTGCTTTCAGTTTTGCCACAATGGGTGCATTTCGCCCAGTGTTATTGTTAAGTAGCGCCATCGAGCCCGCCGTTGTAGGCAGTTCATCGCTTTCGATATTATCTTTCAGCAAAACAGGTATACCTGCTAACGGGCCCAGCGTCTTGCCGTTCGCCAGTTGCTTATCAATAGCATTCGCTTCTTCTAGCGCATTGGGGTTCACTGACAACACACTATTTACCTTGCCATCTAGCTGTTCAATACGCGCTAAATAACCTTTTACCAAGGCCGCAGACGTAATCTCGCCACTGGCAATAGCCTGTGCTTGCTGATGTGCGGGTTTACCCAAATAGTATTGCGTTTCGTTCGCTTGGTTTGAGTTAGAGGGGGTTGAGTGAGAAACACACGCCGTACAAATTACGGCAGCGACCAGTAAATACCACTGCTTCAACATAAATCTTTCCTTAACGCATAATCCCACTGCCTGTTTTTTTACTGTTAAACAAAAACAGCAAGTCACAGACGTTAGAGTAATGATAGTTTGTTATACGTTGTATCAGAAATAGTTCACTGGCTACACAATAAAATGTGTATTTACTGAGTTACTGGGGTTGGCAGCTTATAAAGAAGATTATCCAGTTTATATTTATCTAGCAGCTTCTGATAACGCCCATCATCAATAAAAGCGTGAAGCGTGGCGTTAAATGTTGCTCTTAATTCTGGGTCAGGAATGGCGGCACTATAACTAGAGATAGGAAACAGTTCGTGAAAAACAATGTCGTCATCGGCATAGGCACGACTTTCAGACTTAAAGAAATTAAAGATATTTCTATCGAGAATAGCCACATCTACACTGCCTAGCATCAACATGTCTACTTGCCTATCTTGTCTTGCCATCTCTATATAGGTGGGCTGCGCTGAAACAATCTCACCAAAAGCTTCTCCAAGAAGTGACTGAGCGGTTTGAAAAGCAATAACACTTTTGCCACGCAAATCTTCAATACTATTTATTTCAAGCTTTCTATCAGCCCGAGTCACCGCGACGTTTTGATAAATAATATAGGGGTCTGTCAAGATAGCTTCATCTACGCTATGCGCTG
Protein-coding sequences here:
- a CDS encoding substrate-binding periplasmic protein; amino-acid sequence: MRILFLLCLVFTVIPSSARDVDMVVGWNKPPYVISQEHSGFEVDLIRAILADMGHSLSPIYVPFGRTSRLLKDNTVDIGLTLNSAHSVDEAILTDPYIIYQNVAVTRADRKLEINSIEDLRGKSVIAFQTAQSLLGEAFGEIVSAQPTYIEMARQDRQVDMLMLGSVDVAILDRNIFNFFKSESRAYADDDIVFHELFPISSYSAAIPDPELRATFNATLHAFIDDGRYQKLLDKYKLDNLLYKLPTPVTQ